One genomic segment of Desmodus rotundus isolate HL8 chromosome 5, HLdesRot8A.1, whole genome shotgun sequence includes these proteins:
- the LOC112315197 gene encoding small ribosomal subunit protein eS1-like, which produces MAVGKNKRLTKGGKKGTKKKVVDPFSKKDWYDVKAPAMFNIRNIGKTLVTRTQGTKIASDGLKGRVFEVSLADLQNDEVAFRKFKLITEDVQGKNCLSNFHGMDLTRDKMCSMVKKWQTMTEAHVDVKTTDGYLLRLFCVGFTKKRNNQIRKTSYAQQQQVRQIRKKMMEIMT; this is translated from the coding sequence ATGGCGGTGGGCAAGAACAAGCGCCTGACAAAAGGTGGCAAAAAgggaacaaagaagaaagtggttgatccattttctaagaaagattgGTATGATGTGAAAGCACCAGCTATGTTCAACataagaaatattggaaaaacacTAGTCACAAGAACTCAGGGAACCAAAATTGCATCGGATGGTCTGAAGGGTCGAGTATTTGAAGTGAGCCTAGCTGATCTGCAGAATGATGAGgttgcatttagaaaattcaagctaATTACTGAGGATGTTCAGGGCAAAAACTGTCTGAGTAATTTCCATGGCATGGATCTTACCCGTGACAAAATGTGCTCCATGGTCAAAAAATGGCAGACCATGACTGAAGCTCATGTTGATGTCAAAACTACTGATGGGTATTTGCTTCGTTTATTCTGTGTTGGTTTTACTAAAAAACGCAACAATCAGATTCGGAAGACCTCTTATGCTCAGCAACAACAGGTCCGCCAAATCCGGAAGAAGATGATGGAAATCATGACCTGA